From a region of the Myxococcaceae bacterium JPH2 genome:
- a CDS encoding DUF814 domain-containing protein, translating to MSLRPVEFEQVLTEVAERLVGSVAQKAWCPLPRLLYVELRVPGRSHLLCLCAEGDLARVSVAADRFPTPGEPAPFQRWLRQELTGFKLEGARWMEAERVAVFDFAREDARRRLVLEVGAPGGIVLLSESGRVLMLSGEGFAQRRSLHPGATWTPPEPVSAESLAKGRAQPSRLTPDPEAALPLLESSERLLGQKDKASRAETIRRRLAQPYRARLKRSGRTLEKVRAEAARGPESEEHRKVGELLAQNLHRLKRGVTEVTLTAYTESGVEEVRVKLDPKRGPKEEADWRFHQYRRLQRGVEQARHREAELSREVAHAQEALSQIEQMDEAALLAQAEVLHVASGEDGTAVGRPFKEYVGHGGARIWVGRGSEDNDALTFKVARPWHLWLHARGVPGSHVVIPLERSGEPTQEVLLDAAHLALHHSGAKGEPRGEVSYVPVKFVRKTKGGAPGSVTYSREKTFVVRMEPERLERLLKSRHGEPSAS from the coding sequence ATGTCGCTGCGTCCCGTCGAGTTCGAGCAGGTTCTGACGGAGGTAGCGGAGCGGCTCGTCGGGTCGGTGGCGCAGAAGGCGTGGTGCCCGCTGCCCCGCCTGCTGTACGTGGAGCTGAGGGTCCCCGGTCGCTCCCACCTCCTGTGTCTGTGCGCGGAAGGGGACCTGGCGCGCGTCTCCGTGGCGGCTGATCGCTTCCCCACCCCGGGAGAGCCCGCTCCCTTCCAGCGCTGGCTGCGCCAGGAGCTGACGGGCTTCAAGCTCGAGGGCGCCCGCTGGATGGAGGCTGAGCGGGTGGCCGTGTTCGACTTCGCTCGCGAGGACGCGCGCCGTCGCCTGGTGCTGGAGGTAGGCGCGCCTGGTGGCATCGTCCTGCTGAGCGAGAGTGGCCGCGTGCTGATGCTCTCCGGCGAGGGCTTCGCGCAGCGCCGCTCGCTCCACCCGGGCGCGACGTGGACTCCGCCCGAGCCCGTCTCCGCTGAGTCGCTCGCGAAGGGACGCGCGCAACCCTCCCGGCTCACGCCGGACCCAGAGGCGGCCCTGCCGCTGCTGGAGTCCTCCGAGCGACTGCTGGGACAGAAGGACAAGGCGAGTCGCGCCGAGACCATTCGCCGCCGACTGGCGCAGCCGTACCGCGCGCGCCTCAAGCGCTCCGGTCGCACGCTGGAGAAGGTCCGCGCGGAGGCGGCGCGTGGCCCCGAGTCCGAAGAGCATCGGAAAGTGGGCGAGCTGCTCGCGCAGAACCTCCACCGCCTCAAGCGCGGCGTCACCGAGGTGACGCTCACGGCCTACACCGAGTCCGGCGTGGAGGAGGTGCGGGTGAAGCTGGACCCGAAGCGCGGCCCCAAGGAGGAGGCGGACTGGCGCTTCCATCAGTACCGGCGCCTGCAGCGCGGCGTGGAGCAGGCGCGACACCGCGAGGCGGAGCTGTCGCGCGAGGTGGCGCACGCGCAGGAGGCGCTCTCTCAGATTGAACAGATGGACGAGGCGGCCCTCCTGGCCCAGGCCGAGGTGCTCCACGTGGCGTCCGGCGAGGACGGCACGGCGGTGGGCCGGCCCTTCAAGGAGTACGTGGGCCACGGCGGCGCGCGCATCTGGGTGGGGCGCGGCTCCGAGGACAATGACGCCCTCACCTTCAAGGTGGCGCGGCCCTGGCACCTGTGGCTGCACGCGCGGGGCGTGCCGGGCAGCCACGTGGTGATTCCGCTGGAGCGCAGCGGCGAGCCCACACAAGAGGTGTTGTTGGATGCCGCGCATCTGGCGCTCCACCACTCCGGCGCGAAGGGCGAGCCGCGCGGCGAGGTGAGCTATGTGCCGGTGAAGTTCGTTCGCAAGACGAAGGGCGGGGCGCCAGGCTCGGTGACGTACTCGCGCGAGAAGACCTTCGTGGTGCGCATGGAGCCGGAGCGACTGGAGCGCTTGTTGAAGTCCCGTCACGGCGAGCCTTCCGCTTCCTGA
- a CDS encoding glycoside hydrolase family 1 protein, producing the protein MSVHAQTFPEHFTFGVATSAYQVEGGIENDWAEWERAGKLKEPHARCGPAVDHWNRFEEDYALARAVGATAFRISLEWARVEPEPGRFDEAALEAYRERLSRMRAHGLRPVVTLHHFTHPTWFARLTPWHLPASVEAFRRYVRRVAPLLEGLDALVISFNEPMVLLLGGYLQGAIPPGIADGPRTMAAMENLVRAHVAAREELLERLGRVELGISQNMLAFAPDRWWHPMDRALVQLSAQAYNHAFHEALSSGKLRVSMPGVASTRVDIPGARDSVEFVGVNYYTRAHLRFVPRPPFIEFKYRDRRERGYTDIGWEDWPEGFLQILREVRRYDRPVWITENGIDDRGGQRRPSYIHAHLAQVLAARAEGVDVRGYLYWSLLDNFEWLEGWGPRFGLYHVDFQTLERRPTPACDYYRAVATGRRLIAPGEVAQPSAAR; encoded by the coding sequence ATGAGCGTCCACGCGCAGACCTTCCCCGAGCACTTCACCTTCGGCGTCGCCACGTCGGCGTACCAGGTGGAGGGCGGCATCGAGAACGACTGGGCCGAGTGGGAGCGGGCCGGAAAGTTGAAGGAGCCGCACGCGCGATGCGGCCCCGCGGTGGACCACTGGAACCGCTTCGAGGAGGACTACGCCCTGGCGCGCGCGGTGGGCGCCACGGCGTTCCGCATCTCGCTCGAGTGGGCGCGCGTGGAGCCCGAGCCGGGCCGCTTCGACGAGGCGGCGCTGGAGGCCTACCGCGAGCGGCTCTCGCGGATGCGCGCCCACGGCCTGCGGCCCGTCGTGACGCTGCACCACTTCACGCACCCCACCTGGTTCGCCCGCCTGACGCCGTGGCACCTGCCCGCGAGCGTGGAGGCCTTCCGGCGCTACGTCCGCCGGGTGGCGCCGCTCCTGGAGGGACTCGACGCGCTCGTCATCTCCTTCAACGAGCCGATGGTGCTGCTCTTGGGCGGCTACCTCCAGGGCGCCATTCCGCCGGGCATCGCGGACGGCCCGCGCACCATGGCGGCGATGGAGAACCTGGTGCGCGCACACGTCGCCGCGCGCGAGGAGCTGCTCGAGCGCCTGGGCCGGGTGGAGCTGGGCATCTCGCAGAACATGCTGGCCTTCGCGCCGGACCGCTGGTGGCACCCCATGGACCGCGCCCTGGTGCAGCTGAGCGCCCAGGCCTACAACCACGCGTTCCACGAGGCGCTGTCCTCCGGGAAGCTGCGCGTCAGCATGCCGGGCGTGGCCTCCACGCGGGTGGACATCCCCGGCGCGCGCGACTCGGTGGAGTTCGTGGGCGTCAACTACTACACGCGCGCGCACCTGCGCTTCGTGCCGCGCCCGCCGTTCATCGAGTTCAAGTACCGGGACCGGCGCGAGCGGGGCTACACGGACATCGGCTGGGAGGACTGGCCCGAGGGCTTCCTCCAGATTCTGCGCGAGGTGCGCCGGTACGACCGCCCCGTGTGGATTACGGAGAACGGCATCGACGACCGCGGAGGCCAGCGCCGGCCGAGCTACATCCATGCACACCTGGCCCAGGTGCTGGCCGCGCGGGCCGAGGGCGTGGACGTGCGCGGCTACCTCTACTGGAGCCTGCTCGACAACTTCGAGTGGCTGGAGGGCTGGGGGCCGCGCTTCGGCCTGTACCACGTGGACTTCCAGACGCTGGAGCGCCGCCCCACCCCCGCGTGCGACTACTACCGCGCGGTGGCCACCGGGCGGCGGCTCATCGCCCCCGGCGAGGTCGCTCAGCCGAGCGCCGCGCGGTAG
- the dusB gene encoding tRNA dihydrouridine synthase DusB has product MLPIGPYALPNPYILAPMAGVSERPFRVIAFRLGAALCPTELVSSQGLMRANQRTLKYLRFDPEVERPYSLQIFGGDPEAMALAAQVGKSHGAQVIDINMGCPVKKVTRNGAGSGLLCDIPRAADIVRRIREATGLPVTCKIRSGWDAKTLNYLQVAEALQEAGCAALAIHPRTREQGYSGRADWSCITDLKRHFPTLPIIGNGDVKTPEDARRMRESTGCDYVMIGRGALGNPWIFRELAGGPPPTPEERCLLVLAHFREHVAFVGDPVGAARSFRRHLGWYAHGLSGAAAFRAEVNQLDTPAEVEAAVARFFVRADVDAAPPDEEQDVDYRAALG; this is encoded by the coding sequence ATGTTGCCGATTGGTCCCTACGCCCTGCCCAACCCGTACATCCTCGCGCCCATGGCCGGGGTGAGCGAGCGGCCCTTCCGCGTCATCGCCTTCCGCCTGGGCGCCGCCCTGTGCCCCACGGAGCTGGTCAGCTCCCAGGGGCTCATGCGCGCCAACCAGCGCACGCTCAAGTACCTGCGCTTCGACCCCGAGGTGGAGCGGCCCTACTCGCTCCAGATTTTCGGAGGCGACCCGGAGGCCATGGCGCTCGCGGCCCAGGTGGGCAAGTCCCACGGCGCGCAGGTCATCGACATCAACATGGGCTGTCCGGTGAAGAAGGTGACGCGCAACGGGGCGGGCAGCGGCCTGTTGTGCGACATCCCCCGGGCGGCGGACATCGTCCGGCGCATTCGCGAGGCCACGGGCCTGCCCGTCACCTGCAAGATTCGCTCTGGCTGGGACGCGAAGACGCTCAACTACCTCCAGGTGGCCGAGGCGCTCCAGGAGGCGGGCTGCGCGGCGCTGGCCATCCACCCGCGCACGCGCGAGCAGGGCTACTCGGGCCGGGCGGACTGGAGCTGCATCACGGACCTGAAGCGCCACTTCCCCACGCTGCCCATCATCGGGAACGGGGACGTGAAGACGCCCGAGGACGCCCGCCGCATGCGCGAGAGCACCGGCTGCGACTACGTGATGATTGGCCGGGGCGCGCTGGGCAACCCGTGGATATTTCGCGAGCTGGCCGGAGGCCCGCCGCCCACGCCTGAGGAGCGCTGCCTGCTGGTGCTGGCCCACTTCCGCGAGCACGTGGCCTTCGTGGGAGACCCGGTGGGCGCGGCGCGCTCCTTCCGCCGCCACCTGGGCTGGTACGCCCACGGCCTGAGCGGCGCGGCGGCCTTCCGCGCCGAGGTGAACCAGCTCGATACGCCCGCGGAGGTGGAGGCCGCCGTGGCCCGCTTCTTCGTGCGCGCGGACGTGGACGCCGCGCCGCCGGACGAGGAGCAGGACGTGGACTACCGCGCGGCGCTCGGCTGA
- a CDS encoding site-2 protease family protein, with amino-acid sequence MFRFRLGSIPVEVQLTHLMFSAALAYQSLPTAGRGSTAAGWLGERLMDPQAPGYGSAVLTYVLSWMLIVFVSVLVHELGHAVVFRLYGYQPRISLVFLGGVTDPHATAPLPWHREVFSSLAGPMAGLGLGLACKAVLGSLDTVPPAAYFFLQHFFEANVFWAVLNLLPVPPLDGGHISTAVATRVFGRRGLLVSGGLSLLLCLGVVALSWARGGGLFLTFLFAMFGFRALRMVSVGLKGDTVRLEEAEMQALLDAREALAAGRLDDARRLGHFVLESEALTPTHASRAHHLLGWVALKQGQGRVALDHFSQVQAHPQVETHAMAAALSLIGDEQKAVAAWELAWRETGDRTVLHEFAGSLIRMGKVQEALRLPQVEPAAAFQCAERALFIRGAYSEAAAVSEAALEFVPDPGIAYDAACAFSRARNVADAVRLLRRASELGFRDVAYAASDEDLAPLHGHPAFEAWLSELRESRAS; translated from the coding sequence ATGTTCCGGTTTCGTCTCGGGAGCATTCCCGTCGAGGTTCAGCTCACCCACCTGATGTTCTCCGCGGCGCTCGCCTACCAGTCGCTGCCCACCGCGGGCCGCGGCTCCACGGCGGCGGGCTGGCTGGGGGAGCGCCTCATGGACCCGCAGGCGCCGGGCTACGGCAGCGCCGTGCTCACCTACGTCCTCTCGTGGATGCTCATCGTCTTCGTGTCGGTGCTCGTGCACGAGCTGGGGCACGCGGTGGTCTTCCGCCTGTACGGCTACCAGCCGCGCATCTCGCTCGTCTTCCTGGGCGGGGTGACGGACCCGCACGCCACCGCGCCGCTGCCCTGGCACCGCGAGGTCTTCAGCAGCCTGGCGGGCCCCATGGCGGGCCTGGGCCTGGGGCTCGCGTGCAAGGCGGTGCTCGGCTCCTTGGACACGGTGCCGCCCGCCGCGTACTTCTTCCTCCAGCACTTCTTCGAGGCCAACGTCTTCTGGGCCGTGCTCAACCTGCTGCCCGTGCCGCCGCTGGATGGTGGACACATCAGCACCGCGGTGGCGACGCGCGTGTTCGGGCGCAGGGGCCTCCTGGTGTCTGGCGGACTGTCGCTGCTGCTGTGCCTGGGCGTCGTGGCGCTGAGCTGGGCGCGCGGTGGCGGCCTGTTCCTCACCTTCCTCTTCGCCATGTTCGGCTTCCGGGCCCTGCGCATGGTGTCCGTGGGCCTCAAGGGCGACACCGTCCGCCTGGAGGAGGCCGAGATGCAGGCCCTGCTCGACGCGCGCGAGGCCCTGGCCGCGGGGCGCTTGGATGACGCGCGCCGGCTGGGCCACTTCGTCCTGGAGAGCGAGGCGCTCACGCCCACGCACGCCAGCCGCGCCCACCATCTGCTGGGCTGGGTGGCGCTGAAGCAGGGCCAGGGCCGCGTGGCGCTGGACCACTTCTCCCAGGTGCAGGCCCATCCCCAGGTGGAGACGCACGCCATGGCCGCGGCGCTGTCCCTCATCGGAGATGAGCAGAAGGCCGTGGCGGCGTGGGAGCTGGCGTGGCGCGAGACGGGGGACCGGACCGTGCTGCACGAGTTCGCCGGCTCGCTCATCCGCATGGGCAAGGTGCAGGAGGCGCTGCGGCTCCCCCAGGTGGAGCCCGCGGCCGCGTTCCAGTGCGCCGAGCGAGCGCTCTTCATCCGGGGCGCCTACTCGGAGGCGGCGGCGGTGAGCGAGGCCGCGCTCGAGTTCGTGCCGGACCCCGGCATCGCCTACGACGCGGCCTGCGCCTTCTCCCGGGCCCGCAACGTCGCGGACGCCGTGCGCCTCTTGCGGCGAGCAAGCGAGCTGGGCTTCCGAGACGTGGCCTACGCGGCGTCGGACGAGGACCTCGCGCCGCTGCACGGACACCCCGCGTTCGAGGCGTGGCTGTCGGAGCTGCGCGAATCTCGCGCGTCCTGA
- a CDS encoding acyl-CoA desaturase codes for MCLFVLQVGAKPVDVAVCLALYVVRMWAITAGYHRYFAHRAYKTGRVFQFLIALVGTSAAQKGPLWWAAHHRHHHRYSDQPEDVHSPLQRGFWWSHVGWILCDKYVETRMDGIKDFARFPELRWLNRYYLVAPTLLGIALFFLGGFSMLVWGLFVSTTLLFHGTFTINSLSHIFGKRRYRTSDTSRNNWLLALLTLGEGWHNNHHYHQNTANQGWFWWEVDFSYYSLKVLSWLRVVEGLRLPSEAVKYGFRKYTPEQQAELNAPTRFWGALAARRKDAEDKVREALAAAAEHLPTPAPTPEALAERQ; via the coding sequence ATGTGCCTGTTCGTGCTCCAGGTGGGCGCGAAGCCCGTGGACGTGGCGGTGTGCCTGGCGCTGTACGTCGTCCGCATGTGGGCCATCACCGCGGGCTACCACCGCTACTTCGCGCACCGCGCCTACAAGACGGGCCGCGTCTTCCAGTTCCTCATCGCCCTGGTGGGCACCTCCGCCGCGCAGAAGGGCCCCCTCTGGTGGGCGGCCCATCACCGGCACCACCACCGGTACTCGGACCAGCCCGAGGACGTGCACTCGCCCCTGCAGCGAGGGTTCTGGTGGAGCCACGTGGGGTGGATTCTCTGCGACAAGTACGTGGAGACGCGCATGGACGGCATCAAGGACTTCGCGCGCTTCCCGGAGCTGCGGTGGCTCAACCGCTACTACCTCGTGGCGCCGACGCTGCTGGGCATCGCGCTCTTCTTCCTCGGGGGCTTCAGCATGCTGGTGTGGGGCCTCTTCGTGAGCACCACGCTGCTGTTCCACGGCACCTTCACCATCAACTCGCTCAGCCACATCTTCGGCAAGCGCCGCTACCGGACGTCCGACACCAGCCGCAACAACTGGCTGCTGGCGCTCCTCACGCTCGGCGAGGGGTGGCACAACAACCACCACTACCACCAGAACACCGCCAACCAGGGTTGGTTCTGGTGGGAGGTGGACTTCAGCTACTACTCGCTGAAGGTGCTCTCGTGGCTGCGCGTGGTGGAGGGCCTGCGCCTGCCGTCCGAGGCCGTGAAGTACGGCTTCCGCAAGTACACCCCGGAGCAGCAAGCCGAGCTGAATGCCCCCACCCGCTTCTGGGGCGCGCTGGCGGCTCGGCGCAAGGACGCCGAGGACAAGGTCCGCGAGGCCCTGGCCGCCGCCGCGGAGCACCTCCCCACACCCGCGCCCACTCCCGAGGCGCTGGCCGAGCGGCAGTAG
- a CDS encoding RNA polymerase sigma factor, with protein sequence MARFCQGEAAAFDALFLRYSRPIHGYLTRVTGSPAVAEDLAQLTFLSLVRARGRFQVGARVKPWLYAIATNAARDHQRRGRRPEELTSEGELPSTIPADLPAPRDAGLERTVQHALAQLPEGQRLPILMHRFEGMGFAEIAEVLGLTESAVKVRAHRGYARLRELLAALRDEVSP encoded by the coding sequence ATGGCGAGGTTCTGTCAGGGAGAGGCCGCGGCGTTCGATGCGCTCTTCCTGCGCTATTCGCGCCCCATCCACGGCTACCTCACCCGGGTGACGGGCAGCCCGGCGGTCGCGGAGGACCTGGCGCAGCTCACGTTCCTGTCCCTGGTGCGCGCGCGGGGCCGCTTCCAGGTGGGCGCGCGGGTGAAGCCCTGGCTGTACGCCATCGCGACCAACGCGGCGAGGGACCACCAGCGTCGCGGTCGCCGCCCCGAGGAGCTGACCTCCGAGGGCGAGCTGCCCAGCACCATCCCCGCCGACCTGCCGGCACCGCGCGACGCGGGCCTGGAGCGCACCGTTCAGCACGCCCTCGCGCAGCTGCCAGAAGGGCAGCGCCTGCCCATCCTCATGCACCGCTTCGAGGGCATGGGCTTCGCGGAGATCGCCGAAGTGCTCGGCCTCACCGAGAGCGCGGTGAAGGTCCGCGCGCACCGGGGCTATGCGCGGCTGCGCGAACTCCTGGCCGCCCTGCGCGACGAGGTGTCGCCATGA
- a CDS encoding DUF1109 family protein — MTPECEQVLDLLGEPLPAPLAAHAAACADCRALMEGFGALEAPPSPTPPTLESARRLALAELAASPRPTPWWHELGLLLAVDAAVIAAGLLALGRKGLVLNAAPAPVVVALALLLMLVVGGGAVLALAPLRRPRPWVALGVGVAGLAVAQVLCGSGLSHRPFLSGTLICLGLEVGMSVAPLAVALVLLRRSAFTLGRALAAGLSAAGAGLLVLHLHCPNGTVAHVLWGHVAPWLALAGLAVLVRSRLGSRSYAP, encoded by the coding sequence ATGACGCCCGAGTGCGAGCAGGTCCTGGACCTGTTGGGCGAGCCCCTCCCCGCCCCGCTGGCCGCGCACGCCGCCGCCTGTGCGGACTGCCGTGCGCTGATGGAGGGCTTTGGCGCGTTGGAGGCGCCACCTTCACCGACACCTCCGACCTTGGAGTCCGCGCGGCGGCTCGCCCTGGCGGAGCTGGCCGCGAGCCCTCGCCCCACGCCGTGGTGGCATGAGCTGGGTCTCCTGCTGGCCGTGGACGCCGCCGTCATCGCGGCGGGGCTGCTGGCGCTGGGGCGCAAGGGGCTCGTCCTCAACGCCGCGCCCGCTCCGGTGGTGGTGGCCCTGGCGCTGCTGCTCATGCTCGTCGTGGGCGGTGGCGCGGTGCTGGCGCTGGCGCCCCTGCGCCGTCCTCGACCGTGGGTGGCCTTGGGCGTGGGCGTGGCGGGGCTCGCGGTGGCCCAGGTGCTGTGTGGCTCGGGCCTGTCGCATCGGCCGTTCCTGTCCGGAACGCTCATCTGCCTGGGCCTGGAGGTGGGGATGTCCGTGGCGCCGCTGGCCGTCGCGCTGGTGCTGCTGCGGCGCTCGGCCTTCACCCTGGGGCGCGCGCTGGCGGCCGGACTGTCCGCCGCGGGAGCGGGCCTGCTGGTGCTGCACCTGCACTGCCCCAATGGAACGGTGGCGCACGTGCTGTGGGGCCACGTGGCGCCCTGGCTCGCGCTGGCGGGCCTGGCGGTGCTCGTGCGCTCGCGGCTCGGTTCACGCAGCTACGCGCCGTGA
- a CDS encoding peroxiredoxin, with protein sequence MLKAGDTAPDFTVQDHTGRTHRLADYRGKNVVLWFYPKADTPGCTAEGCGFRDHKPKYEQKDTVILGISFDTPEENQAFARKFDFNFPLLCDTDRKVGLAYGAADDASAANARRVGVIIGPDGKVKAWYPKVDARAFPQEALQQL encoded by the coding sequence ATGCTCAAGGCAGGAGACACGGCTCCGGACTTCACCGTCCAGGACCACACCGGAAGAACGCATCGGCTGGCGGACTACCGGGGCAAGAACGTGGTGCTCTGGTTCTATCCGAAGGCGGATACCCCGGGCTGCACGGCCGAGGGCTGCGGCTTCCGGGACCACAAGCCGAAGTACGAGCAGAAGGACACGGTCATCCTGGGCATCAGCTTCGACACGCCCGAGGAGAACCAGGCCTTCGCGCGGAAGTTCGACTTCAACTTCCCGCTGCTCTGCGACACGGACCGCAAGGTGGGGTTGGCCTATGGCGCGGCGGACGATGCCTCGGCGGCCAACGCGCGCCGGGTGGGCGTCATCATCGGGCCGGATGGCAAGGTGAAGGCGTGGTACCCGAAGGTGGACGCGCGCGCCTTCCCGCAGGAAGCGCTCCAGCAGCTCTGA
- a CDS encoding chloride channel protein encodes MNTDEPPPDQRARLRALRTRLRSDLRRFTHAALQASNRLRLPGPSVLPIAGAVVGLYSGLAAGIFANLIGVVSGVAFGAADLAHALQPGSQQLRSLVEAFSQARWHFEYMLVGAPLALGALAVARVIEPGGPRDEVKRRLRLLSLLTLGALSLYYPLVALAAINSVFGHSHDLPSLLPTLPWWVMLLSPMLGGLAVGRLLRDRPETHGHGVPEVVRAVKSGANMVPADRGLLKLIASAITIGSGGSGGREGPIVYGGAAFASTVGRVLGFSRKELAILLACGAGAGISASFNAPIAGAVFAMEIILREFELRVFSPIILASVAGTLVSRGVLGEAPMIHHVDYELISGAEVFAYAGLGIGCGLLAFTFVRMLHGVEHFFHGRMGGRLSPWLGSRPLSQRAALGGLCAGLLAMVSPTVWGSGHDYINLAAVGKLPFFFLVAACVLKLVATSITIGSGGSGGTFFPAAVIGAMAGGAFGTLVHYLFPASTGPSGAYAIVGMGGAVAALTRGPLTGMMMLYELSGSHDIILPLMVTCTIASALCHYLTERKAPKVESDQDLLQATPVRALMSEQVPVPAGTPLRPLTDLLLTAEAGTLPVLDTEGRVYGTVQVEQLREVWRDESVYPLLVASDLARKLPSLAPDTDLAQALRTMDQEDVDALPVSRAPGAETCGLLTRAAVRRFLFAQHTRAHAQGDAPITPAEARH; translated from the coding sequence ATGAACACCGATGAACCTCCGCCGGACCAACGCGCCCGCCTGCGCGCCCTGCGGACCCGCCTCCGCTCGGACCTGCGGCGTTTCACCCATGCCGCGCTCCAAGCCTCCAACCGGCTTCGCCTGCCGGGGCCCTCGGTGCTCCCCATCGCGGGCGCGGTGGTGGGGCTCTACAGCGGACTGGCCGCGGGCATCTTCGCCAACCTCATCGGCGTGGTGAGCGGCGTGGCCTTCGGGGCCGCGGACCTGGCGCACGCGCTGCAACCGGGCTCGCAGCAGCTGCGCTCGCTGGTGGAGGCGTTCTCCCAGGCACGGTGGCACTTCGAATACATGCTGGTGGGCGCGCCGCTCGCGCTGGGCGCCCTGGCGGTGGCGCGAGTCATCGAGCCGGGCGGCCCCCGCGACGAGGTGAAGCGCCGGCTGCGGCTGCTCTCGTTGCTGACGCTGGGCGCCCTGTCGCTCTACTACCCGCTCGTCGCGCTGGCGGCCATCAACAGCGTGTTCGGCCACTCGCACGACCTGCCGAGCTTGCTGCCCACGCTGCCCTGGTGGGTGATGTTGCTGTCCCCCATGCTGGGCGGCCTCGCGGTGGGGCGCCTGCTGAGAGATAGACCGGAGACGCACGGCCACGGCGTCCCCGAGGTGGTCCGCGCGGTGAAGAGCGGCGCCAACATGGTGCCCGCGGACCGAGGGCTGCTGAAGCTCATCGCCTCCGCCATCACCATCGGCAGCGGCGGCTCGGGCGGACGCGAGGGGCCCATCGTCTATGGCGGCGCGGCGTTCGCGTCCACCGTGGGCCGGGTGCTGGGCTTCAGCCGCAAGGAGCTGGCCATCCTGCTGGCGTGTGGGGCGGGCGCGGGCATCTCGGCGTCCTTCAACGCGCCCATCGCGGGCGCGGTGTTCGCGATGGAGATCATCCTGCGCGAGTTCGAGCTGCGCGTGTTCTCGCCCATCATCCTCGCCAGCGTGGCGGGGACGCTGGTGAGCCGGGGCGTCCTGGGCGAGGCGCCCATGATTCACCACGTCGACTACGAACTCATCAGCGGCGCCGAGGTCTTCGCCTACGCGGGGCTGGGTATCGGCTGCGGCCTGTTGGCCTTCACGTTCGTGCGCATGCTGCACGGGGTGGAGCACTTCTTCCACGGCCGCATGGGGGGACGGCTGTCCCCGTGGCTGGGTTCCCGGCCGCTGTCTCAGCGCGCGGCGTTGGGCGGCCTGTGCGCGGGCCTGCTCGCCATGGTGAGCCCCACGGTGTGGGGCAGCGGGCACGACTACATCAACCTCGCGGCGGTGGGAAAACTGCCCTTCTTCTTCCTCGTCGCCGCGTGCGTGCTCAAGCTGGTGGCCACGTCCATCACCATCGGCTCGGGGGGCTCGGGCGGGACGTTCTTCCCGGCGGCCGTCATCGGCGCCATGGCGGGCGGCGCGTTCGGCACGTTGGTGCACTACCTCTTCCCCGCGAGCACCGGCCCGAGCGGCGCCTACGCCATCGTCGGAATGGGCGGCGCGGTGGCGGCGCTCACCCGAGGCCCGCTCACCGGCATGATGATGCTGTACGAGCTGAGCGGCAGCCACGACATCATCCTGCCGCTCATGGTGACGTGCACCATCGCGTCCGCGCTCTGCCACTACCTCACCGAGCGCAAGGCGCCCAAGGTCGAGAGCGACCAGGACCTGCTCCAGGCCACGCCCGTGCGCGCGCTGATGTCCGAGCAGGTGCCCGTGCCCGCGGGCACTCCGCTGCGCCCGCTGACGGACCTGCTGCTCACCGCCGAGGCGGGCACCCTCCCCGTGCTCGACACCGAGGGCCGCGTCTACGGCACCGTGCAGGTGGAGCAGCTCCGCGAGGTGTGGCGCGACGAGTCCGTCTATCCGCTGCTCGTGGCGAGTGACCTGGCGCGCAAGCTGCCCTCGCTCGCGCCGGACACGGACCTGGCCCAGGCGCTGCGGACGATGGACCAGGAGGACGTGGACGCCCTGCCGGTGAGCCGCGCGCCCGGCGCGGAAACGTGCGGCCTGCTCACCCGCGCCGCCGTGCGCCGCTTCCTCTTCGCGCAGCACACCCGAGCCCACGCGCAAGGGGACGCGCCCATCACTCCAGCGGAGGCCCGCCACTGA